A stretch of the Taeniopygia guttata chromosome 3, bTaeGut7.mat, whole genome shotgun sequence genome encodes the following:
- the CASP8AP2 gene encoding CASP8-associated protein 2 produces MAADEDGLGLYDIRYSAEASPFREGDESSVDIYDGLDSSLSVSDNFAPNNTPSRSGLNLFDEILIEEGTAKRTSYDELQAEYGKCQQQIKELMKKFKEIQAQNIMLQNENQALKKNISALIKTARVEINRKDEEISHLHQRLSEFPNHRSVFTRTYLPGSTKTKDSKLRPSDFGDNMKIEHRMKNDSSKDAYHGYSSHNTDSGKCGSEKRNTPLVPKHPPEELCSGGTHTCALSYDHTSNHASKDNRKERKETKSNEQHSRGNVSKYKREVHQSTGNDGDSEEGNLDAQQKLKTLSEKASKNELQQKSQSTKLKSSPSVERRVERGTSSWEKQTAGKDRFQTRSELYADERLQNVLKKDIKTHDKGEKHAGQKNKLNEKLQEQPRRPSRGSSPHSKNEHSKSLHESHKCRVEESRKVKHIDCKRDWGADDHTSREERTSPSNSNSREHKYARLKESSSRYEWETAHSKSERHRTEEKRKREREDQDENRHFKNEKKLAKEFSHQSVKDSKKGTHVTKSKRNKSSKLEQTSRVADSLKDYKIPKTKGNHTGPKSKDLKLSFMEKLNLTLSPNKKQCLSAMDGLKTPSQKATDEGSTELTLKAELLDSAHPADCGPTEHSHSALQVLDAAAQSSMEPGLPVSVSSENGALKVAAADPAQLPAVTPDEPSSEALPEEEGGQVQPQALPEAAKVLVPDEMVAEMPSEAAEACDPVELEASVKTAAMAGLNHPECLPLEVTESVAVCEELPVTEGERQDDYVPAAEVARPKPASASMGDLLESAAEKKEEDKIGLAANIESSADQCGSQNVVLDDSEARSSGDLQSCDSTDDSRETKPDSLMEVVRDDDHLAAENVDSPIEEKSICEVNTSTSHSLDRTISDKDEPLVDQNTCDLGPDLTDNRTATASSLTGEMCPVTKERETNPVAVDDDSSILSIDLNHLRYIPKAISPLNSPVRPLAKALKMESPCKGLVKTYNKDLMPESTVVICPSKNLSKEVNKENQKPVSMSDEHLEVESRLSISSDELEEGEIVSSDEDKERSKPERGSENKKKSRPKASSETRNLTSSPQNQNSKTVHCNEDNGKFVSVQVSTQKNRDRHKNQTFRSSKNMKKNKTVSIACLKKIVHVIVEPSNIQEIMQMLRAIRKQMRKSYMKFKVHFPVQRFHRIIESGIINFTALIRYLNFSKMCALGDTLKLSICDIIETKLKQVKKNAIVDRLFDQQVSDMKKQLWKFVDEQLDYLFEKIRKIIIKLCDVENKGEEGKFERAGKQNHKISHKNDVDRSRKKSLKEGSQKPEECISKQTVDYEQSNYHHEKNKTGAPKAAFTKCLNSIDNTRNSQTKVHLSKENNLQSTLTPLKGVKYEKEGLQLSRDANKSDLSYELLTEQQASSLTFNLVSDAQMGEIFKSLLQGSDLLEKNGGNINRNDCEFRTPEKQFLDSHKCRDNTPELEQDITPKEASMDCKLDEDISWTIVSPVRAPSLASRPQMPVDPDVLDENCMFEVSTNSASCKEDECNLQKTKSCISSILLEDLAVSLTIPSPLKSDAHLSFLKPENNSSSAPEGVVSAHYSEDALLGEEDATEQDIHLALESDNSSSKSSCSSSWTSRPVAPGFQCRPSLPMQAVIMEKSNDHFVVKIRRAVPSASPASDQMAPVKEAQASSAKIGKGEMRTGGKEKDSQSATVKETVKPDLVKMDHLPHVSTEHNQNPTLAQPLKESHSSIGKEETTGLLVTCRKSSDKESHNTESPDKGSEQSEAQKLHVSENINEMHVRSQDSFPAGCSMKSCITDGIVSETSCHTMESRADNGTRGTSTGKSEVNDKKEELEERFDASVDLTEELSNETVARECDLETKPSSKTSGGCQISIEDKTNKKRKKEIVKENANSKRQRKGTESGEGSDEGNVRFEDRNSSLKQCSSKKNDLQQNKDSTPLASSPSSPSLYAKNIIKKKGEVVVSWTRNDDREILLECQRKGPSSKTFVSLATRLSKSPSQVSERFKQLMKLFKKSKCK; encoded by the exons GCTGTCAGAATTTCCCAACCATCGAAGTGTTTTCACCAGAACATACCTTCCGGGATCAACTAAAACAAAAGATTCCAAATTAAGACCTTCTGATTTTGGTGACAATATGAAGATAGAGCATAGAATGAAAAATGACTCTTCGAAAGATGCATACCACGGTTACTCATCTCATAACACGGACAGTGGGAAGTGTGGCTCTGAAAAAAGGAACACTCCACTTGTGCCAAAGCACCCTCCTGAAGAACTCTGCAGTGGTGGTACTCACACATGTGCACTGAGCTATGACCATACCTCCAACCATGCCAGCAAGGataacagaaaggaaagaaaagaaactaaaagTAATGAACAGCACAGCAGGGGAAATGTCAGCAAATACAAAAGAGAAGTACATCAGAGCACTGGAAATGATGGTGACAGTGAGGAGGGGAACTTGGATGCTCAACAGAAGCTGAAAACCCTCTCAGAGAAGGCTAGTAAAAATGAGTTGCAACAAAAAAGTCAGAGCACAAAACTCAAATCCAGTCCAAGTGTGGAAAGAAGAGTAGAAAGGGGTACTTCTTCCTGGGAGAAACAGACAGCTGGTAAAGACAGATTTCAAACAAGAAGTGAATTGTATGCTGATGAGAGATtacaaaatgtattaaaaaaagacattaaaacaCATGATAAAGGTGAAAAACATGCTGgccaaaaaaataaactgaatgAGAAGCTGCAAGAACAACCAAGGAGGCCTAGTAGGGGAAGCAGTCCACACTCCAAGAATGAACATTCAAAGAGTCTTCATGAATCACATAAATGTCGTGTGGAAGAGTCTAGAAAAGTAAAGCACATTGACTGCAAGAGAGACTGGGGAGCAGATGATCATACCTCTCGAGAAGAAAGGACTTCGCCTTCTAATTCCAACAGCAGAGAGCATAAATATGCACGCTTGAAGGAAAGTAGTAGTAGATACGAGTGGGAAACAGCACATTCCAAATCAGAAAGACacagaactgaagaaaaaaggaaaagggaaagagaggaTCAGGATGAAAATAGacatttcaaaaatgaaaaaaaacttgCAAAGGAATTTTCTCACCAATCTGTAAAAGACTCCAAGAAAGGTACACATGTTACAAAAAGTAAGAGAAACAAATCCTCTAAGCTGGAACAAACATCCAGAGTAGCAGATAGTTTAAAAGACTATAAGATACCCAAAACTAAAGGTAATCACACTGGGCCAAAAAGCAAAGACTTAAAACTTAGCTTTATGGAAAAGCTAAATTTAACTCTTTCTCCTAATAAGAAGCAATGTCTCTCTGCAATGGATGGACTTAAAACACCTTCTCAAAAGGCCACTGATGAGGGAAGTACCGAGCTCACACTGAAAGCAGAACTCTTAGATTCTGCCCACCCTGCAGACTGTGGTCCCACAGAGCACAGTCATTCAGCACTACAAGTTCTGgatgctgcagctcagagcagcatgGAACCAGGACTGCCTGTTTCTGTCAGTTCTGAAAATGGAGCCTTGAAAGTAGCAGCAGCAGATCCAGCACAGTTGCCAGCAGTCACACCTGATGAACCAAGCTCAGAAGCCTTACCAGAAGAAGAAGGGGGTCAGGTACAGCCCCAAGCCTTGCCAGAAGCAGCAAAGGTGCTGGTTCCTGATGAGATGGTGGCTGAAATGCCTTCAGAAGCAGCAGAGGCTTGTGATCCAGTTGAATTGGAAGCCTCAGTAAAAACAGCAGCAATGGCAGGTCTGAACCACCCTGAATGTTTGCCCCTGGAGGTGACAGAGAGTGTGGCAGTGTGTGAAGAGCTGCCTGTGACAGAGGGTGAGAGGCAGGATGATTATGTACCAGCAGCAGAAGTGGCACGACCTAAACCTGCAAGTGCAAGTATGGGAGACCTTCTAGAgtcagcagcagagaagaaagaggaagataaAATAGGGCTGGCTGCTAACATAGAAAGCTCTGCAGATCAATGTGGCTCTCAAAATGTTGTCTTAGATGACTCAGAAGCCAGAAGTTCTGGTGACCTGCAGTCCTGTGATAGTACAGATGATAGCCgtgaaacaaaaccagactCTTTAATGGAAGTAGTTAGGGATGATGATCACCTGGCTGCAGAAAATGTTGACTCTCCCATTGAGGAAAAGAGTATTTGTGAAGTTAATACGAGTACATCTCATTCGCTGGACAGAACTATAAGTGATAAGGATGAACCACTAGTTGACCAGAATACTTGTGATCTGGGGCCAGACCTTACTGATAACAGGACTGCAACAGCGTCTTCTCTCACTGGCGAGATGTGTCCTGTAACTAAAGAGAGAGAAACTAATCCAGTTGCTGTTGATGATGACAGCTCAATACTGAGCATTGATCTCAATCACTTGAGGTATATTCCAAAGGCAATCAGCCCACTGAACAGTCCAGTGCGTCCCTTGGCTAAAGCACTGAAGATGGAAAGTCCCTGTAAAGGCCTTGTGAAGACTTACAACAAAG atTTAATGCCTGAAAGTACTGTTGTCATCTGTCCCTCAAAGAACTTGTCAAAGGAGgtaaacaaagaaaatcaaaagcCAGTTAGCATGTCTGATGAACACTTAGAGGTGGAGTCTCGGCTAAGTATCTCTTCAGATGAATTAGAAGAAGGTGAAATCGTAAGTAGTGATGAAGATAAAGAAAGATCTAAACCAGAGAGAggctctgaaaataaaaaaaagtcaagacCAAAAGCTTCTTCTGAGACACGAAATTTGACCAGCAGCCCGCAGAATCAAAATAGCAAAACTGTGCACTGCAATGAAGATAATGGAAAATTTGTTTCTGTGCAAGTAAGCACACAAAAGAACAGAGACAGGCATAAAAATCAGACCTTCAGATCTTCAAAgaatatgaagaaaaacaaaactgtgagCATTGCTTGTCTTAAAAAAATAGTTCATGTTATTGTTGAACCTTCAAATATACAAGAAATCATGCAGATGCTCAGAGCTATACGAAAACAGATGAGGAAAAGTTATATGAAGTTCAAAGTACACTTCCCAGTTCAGCGTtttcacagaattatagaatctGGGATCATAAATTTTACAGCATTAATAAGATACTTGAACTTTTCCAAGATGTGTGCATTAGGTGATACATTAAAATTGAGTATCTGTGATATTATAGAGACAAAACTTAAACAAGTTAAAAAGAATGCAATAGTGGACCGTCTTTTTGACCAGCAAGTATCAGATATGAAAAAACAGTTGTGGAAATTTGTAGATGAACAACTTGATTACTTATTTGAAAAGATAaggaaaattataataaaactGTGTGATGTGGAAAATAAGGGTGAGGAGGGGAAGTTTGAAAGAGCTGGAAAGCAAAACCACAAGATCAGTCATAAAAATGATGTGGACAGATCTAGAAAAAAGTCCCTGAAAGAAGGTTCTCAAAAACCTGAAGaatgtatttcaaaacaaactGTGGATTATGAACAATCTAACTATCaccatgagaaaaataaaacaggtgCACCAAAAGCTGCCTTCACAAAATGTCTTAATTCCATTGATAATACAAGAAATTCCCAAACAAAAGTTCACCtctctaaagaaaataatttacaaagCACTCTTACTCCACTGAAGGGTGTTAAATATGAGAAGGAAGGACTCCAGCTGTCCAGAGATGCTAACAAGTCTGATCTTAGTTATGAGCTTCTCACAGAACAACAAGCATCCAGTCTTACATTTAATCTAGTAAGTGATGCTCAAATGGGTGAAATTTTCAAAAGCTTATTACAAGGTTCTGatctcttggaaaaaaatggtgGCAATATCAACAGAAACGACTGTGAATTCAGGACTccagaaaaacagtttttagACAGTCATAAATGCAGGGATAATACTCCTGAACTGGAGCAAGATATCACTCCAAAGGAGGCATCCATGGATTGTAAACTGGATGAGGATATAAGCTGGACTATTGTTTCACCTGTAAGAGCTCCCTCATTAGCATCTAGGCCTCAGATGCCTGTTGATCCAGATGTGCTGGATGAGAACTGTATGTTTGAAGTTTCCACAAACTCAGCTTCATGCAAAGAAGATGAATGCAATTTACAGAAGACTAAATCATGTATTTCTTCTATCCTCCTTGAAGATTTGGCTGTTTCCTTAACAATTCCATCTCCTTTGAAATCAGATGCTCACCTCAGCTTCCTAAAACCAGAGAATAATTCTAGCTCAGCTCCAGAGGGTGTTGTTAGTGCACATTACAGTGAAGATGCACTTCTTGGAGAGGAGGATGCCACTGAACAAGACATTCATTTGGCTTTAGAATCTGATAACTCAAGCAGTAAATCAAGTTGTTCATCATCTTGGACAAGTCGGCCTGTTGCTCCCGGTTTTCAGTGTCGCCCCAGCCTGCCAATGCAAGCAGTGATCATGGAGAAATCCAATGATCATTTTGTTGTAAAGATTCGGCGGGCAGTGCCATCTGCCTCACCAGCATCTGATCAGATGGCTCCAGTGAAGGAGGCACAGGCATCCTCAGCCAAGattggaaaaggagaaatgagaacgggaggaaaagaaaaggacagCCAGAGTGCCACCGTGAAAGAAACTGTCAAACCAGATCTGGTTAAGATGGATCACTTGCCTCATGTCAGCACTGAACATAACCAAAATCCTACCTTAGCTCAGCCTCTGAAGGAGTCACACAGTAGTATTGGAAAGGAAGAAACTACTGGCTTGCTTGTAACCTGTAGAAAATCTTCAGACAAAGAGAGCCACAACACTGAAAGCCCAGATAAAGGCTCTGAGCAGTCTGAGGCACAGAAGTTGCACGTATCTGAAAACATAAATGAAATGCATGTTAGATCTCAAGATTCTTTTCCTGCTGGATGCAGTATGAAGTCATGCATAACAGATGGTATTGTTAGTGAAACTTCATGTCATACAATGGAATCCAGAGCAGATAACGGGACTCGGGGAACTTCAACAGGAAAGTCAGAAGTCAATGATAAAAAGGAAGAACTGGAAGAGCGCTTTGATGCATCTGTAGACCTAACAGAAGAGCTTTCTAATGAGACTGTAGCACGTGAATGTGATCTTGAAACAAAACCCAGTTCAAAGACTAGTGGAGGATGTCAGATAAGTATAGAGGATAAAACtaataaaaagaggaaaaaagagattgTCAAAGAGAATGCCAATTCAAAAAGGCAACGAAAAGGAACTGAATCGGGTGAGGGCAGCGATGAAGGTAATGTCAGGTTTGAAGATAGAAATTCATCACTCAAGCAGTGTTCCAGTAAGAAGAATGACCTGCAGCAGAATAAAGACTCTACTCCCTTGGCTTCATCTCCATCATCACCTAGCCTCTATGCcaaaaacatcattaaaaagAAGGGAGAAGTAGTAGTTTCCTGGACAAG AAATGATGACCGAGAAATTTTACTGGAATGTCAGAGAAAAGGACCATCAAGCAAAACCTTTGTTTCCTTGGCCACTAGGCTGAGCAAAAGCCCAAGTCAG GTTTCAGAACGATTCAAGCAGTTAATGAAGCTGTTCAAGAAATCCAAGTGCAAGTAG
- the GJA10 gene encoding gap junction alpha-10 protein: MGDWNLLGSILEEVHIHSTIVGKIWLTILFIFRMLVLGVAAEDVWDDEQSEFICNTEQPGCNNICYDKAFPISLIRYWVLQIIFVSSPSLVYMGHALYRLRALEKERQNRKAHLRAQLEGLEPMLEEHKRVERELRKLEEQKKVNKAPLRGSLLRTYVLHILTRSVVEVGFMIGQYLLYGLHMSPLYKCTRPPCPNTVDCFVSRPTEKTIFMVFMNSIAAVSLFLNILEIAHLGIKKIRKSLCGQPLWPPGPSEEDPSAYNSKKSSVVPPPPCLASNASPPRPAPAPLPPPAPGAPAPPARQHRGQLRATPPPRRRHHGQHPPPSSSSEEAPRAAPGGGGAGAAAAARRAPRRHSRVSACRDLGEERGDSPDSGHCPGTRKSSFLSRVLTGSRAGSDSESTASRGGPGPGPGPGPGSGSGSGSEGKRRSEGAPSPPPAASGRRVSMSMLLELSSIMKK, encoded by the exons ATGGGGGACTGGAACTTGTTGGGCAGCATCCTTGAAGAAGTGCACATCCACTCCACCATAGTTGGCAAAATCTGGCTCACAATCCTCTTCATATTCCGGATGCTGGTGCTGGGAGTGGCTGCTGAAGATGTCTGGGATGATGAGCAGTCCGAGTTCATCTGCAACACGGAGCAACCTGGCTGCAACAATATCTGTTACGACAAAGCCTTCCCCATTTCTTTGATCAGATACTGGGTACTTCAGATCATATTTGTCTCCTCCCCATCTTTGGTGTACATGGGCCACGCGCTCTACAGGTTAAGGGCGCTGGAGAAAGAGCGACAGAACAGGAAAGCCCACCTGCGGGCTCAGCTCGAGGGCCTGGAGCCCATGCTCGAGGAACACAAGAGAGTGGAGAGAGAACTGCGTAAGCTGGAGGAACAGAAGAAAGTGAATAAGGCACCCTTGAGAGGGTCCCTGCTGCGCACCTATGTCCTACATATCCTCACCCGGTCGGTGGTCGAAGTGGGCTTTATGATAGGTCAGTATCTTTTATATGGGCTTCACATGTCTCCCCTTTACAAATGCACTCGGCCCCCTTGCCCTAACACGGTGGATTGTTTTGTGTCCCGACCCACAGAGAAGACCATCTTTATGGTTTTCATGAACAGCATCGCCGCCGTCTCCCTCTTCCTCAATATCCTCGAAATCGCCCACCTGGGCATCAAGAAGATCCGGAAGAGCCTGTGCGGGCAGCCGCTGTGGCCGCCGGGCCCGTCCGAGGAGGATCCCAGCGCGTACAACTCCAAGAAGAGCTCGGtggtgccgccgccgccctgcCTGGCCAGCAACGCgtccccgccgcgccccgcgcccgcgccgctcccgccgcccgcgcccggCGCCCCCGCGCCGCCGGCCCGGCAGCACCGCGGGCAGCTCCGGGCcacgccgccgccgcgccgccggcaCCACGGACAGCACCCGCCGCCCTCCTCCAGCAGCGAGGAGGCGCCGCGGGCCGcgccggggggcggcggggcgggggcggccgccGCGGCCCGCCGGGCGCCCCGCCGGCACAGCCGAGTGAGCGCCTGCCGCGATCTGGGTGAGGAGCGCGGCGACTCCCCGGACAGCGGGCACTGCCCCGGCACCCGCAAGTCCAGCTTCCTCTCCCGCGTCCTCACCGGCAGCCGGGCGGGCAGCGACAGCGAGAGCACCGCCTcccgcggcggccccggccccggccccggccccggccccggctccggctccggctccggctcGGAGGGGAAGCGCCGCTCGGAGGGCGCGCccagcccgccgcccgccgcctcGGGACGCCGCGTGTCCATG AGTATGCTCCTAGAACTGTCATCCATCATGAAAAAGTAG